The sequence cggcaacATGTAATATCACGATGGAttatgtacaaatgtgtgttTCATTGTTATACTACCATGTTCGTGCACACAATTATATTTGGTACCCATAAAAAAATATATGTTCTATACACATTTGGATCTTCTATACATATTTAGATCTCGAGATGTCCCATTCCCTCCATCAACAAAAAAAGTCCAAGAAATTTTGTTTGAGGCCTAAATGACCTTAGAACAAATGTGTACATTCTGACAAATATTTTTTAAGACCAAATATTTTTTAAGATCCTAGAACATATTCGATCTTTAAAAAGAACCACAAATTCCAATCTAAAAATTAGCTTGGCGACATTGCCTTGGCTCCATGACGTTGTTGTGGTGGCGGTTAGCTGATAACAACGGTCAAAACGCCATTTATCACAATGCAACCACCATCGGGATAAGCTGCACGATCTTCAGCAGACCGGGAATTGCATACTGTTCGACAAACATGTGGTGGTGGTTGTTACATCTCCGAATAAATGAATACAAATAATAATTTGTCAGATCAACACCAATAAAAAACTGGACAACTACAAGGAAACCAAGACCAATAATAGCAGTTATACTATACAACACATAAACAGGGCAAGTCGCTACCCGCCTGACGCGCGTGTGAACATATGCCAAGCACCAATGCAGCCATCCAAATTACAGGAGAACAAATCAACATTTTTTACTTGAATAGAGAGAGCGCAGAGCACAGTACGCAAATTTTGAAACAAAGAACCAACGAAAACTTGCAGAGACAGTTCATGACTTAAATAAGTACTCCCTCCTACCAAAATCCATCCAAAAAAAAGTACTACCTGTGTTCTCAAATATTTATAATTATCGTCCGTCatttcatttttaaactaaaacttgataaataaaaaagaacggatgaAGTAGTAGTTTTAAAGAATTAGTGTGTTTATACAATTCTTAATGCATGTGTTTTGTATATGTATCTAAATTCATCATCATTCGTttaaatatatacataaaaacCAAAAGATAAAGTAAGAGGGTACTATGAATCAATGCATATAATTTTAGCAGTTCCGTTGGTCTAGAAATTCAACAGAATTACAGAGACTAACAAACTGTGCAAATTCTCTTTTACTATCTAGTAACTTATTATGTCATAACAAGCGTTATAATCTTTTTATGTCACCCCGATATAATTTCTTACTGCCAGTGATGTGGAAAGGATACAAACATACTCTGTACAATGACCTCCAGATCCTGCCCTCCAGATATATACGTTTCTTTCTCTAATCTAGTATGGCCGACCTATTTACACGCATGACCTCCAGATCCTGCCCTCAAAGGATATTACAATGACAGATACGTCGTCGTGGTACCGCCGTCGGTTGTCGTGTGGGATCTCGATCAGTTCGTGGAAGTCCATCCCTGCAACCACAAGCCATGTGTGAGAAAACAAGATAACCGAGTGAACCCGAGCCAACTCACCCCGACCTTCCAGAACCTAAAAAAGTTCCTACTACTGCACAACACAGCTGCAAGTAATTTCAGACATAGCATACAAATAGAAGAGTAAGGACAAAAAAATTCAGATCACATTTACTCTAGGCTATAAAATGTAATGTAGTGCTTGAAAAGATGGACTGACTTCGTTATTTTTTGCCTGGAGACTGAAAATATTATTCCTTTCCTCCTCTAGAACCTTCGCATTTCCTTGCAGCTGCTTTTGTAGATCATTTAAGTTTTCAAGATTTGAGAGACAAATCCTTTTTTTTCTCCTCAGCATGAGCCAGAAGTGCAGGTTTTAGTACTGTTTTGTAACCAGTACCTAGCATCTCAGCAGGAGAAGATCCTTTTGAATCTATCATGTACTGAAAAGCAACAGTAGGTTTCAACCTGAAAAGTGGCCCAGAAGTGTGAAAATGAGCACATAATACAAACAGAACTAACAAAAGGAGCTAGTGAAGCAAATACAAACAGCAGAACCACAGTAAAAAATTAACATTTCAAACTTGTTTGCTTTTTTGTTTAGTAAACACAACAACAACAAACATAACACGATGCTAGCTGACTATTCGAAGCCCCAAAAGTTTAGTGAAATGTTTTTCCCAAAAAAATCTTGAAAATTAATCGTTGGACTTCAAAATCAGTCAATAAGTTTCAGTGTAAAATTACAGGATTGAAAGGATTATATAAGAACAACCAATGATTATACATAGTTTTCTTCATCAGAATTGAAAGGATTATTTGCTACCAAAAAAAGGAACCAATAATAGGTAAATAAGAATGGTATGGTTAGCATTGGTTGTTCTTAGGTGTACCTATAGTCAATTTCTAATAAAATGGAGAAATAAAATTTAGAAAATATAGGAGATGCTGCGGCATGTTCGTACTTTTTGAGGGCCTGGTTGCACTGATCAGCATGCCTCTCAAGCTCCTCAAGCTTGGTAACCAGCTTAGCTTCAACTTCCCAGACCTTATCCTCCAGTGCTGCTTTCCCCTTCTCGGCGTTGGCAATGTCATCTTCAATAGCCTGCATCTCTCTACGCATTCTATCCACATCCTTCACATTCACCATTGTTGCTTAACCTCTATGTGTGAGCATCCACCATCCATGTCCATAAAAGGTCCAGGTCCCTCTTGTATCCACTGTTTACTGGCTCTAAGCCTATGAGGTAGCATCTGGACATCAGGCATTTGTAATTCCAATTGAGATGACAATTGTTGTTGTCTGAATTAGTTTTCACTCAGTTGGAATTAAATGCCAGACTGTTAGAATCTCAATTCTATCCTTGAAACAAATAATTGGTTCTTCACTCGAATGACTGTCATTGGATCTCCTTCTGAAAACTTGAACAGCACAAAGCTTCTCCATCCAATTCATGATGGTTAGATCGAAGTTCTTGAAACACGAAACACATATGCTGCCTTAAAGCTAGAGGGAGGACAACTCAGTTACCAGTACATGAGGCAACTCCATCAGTCATAGCAGCTGAATTGTCATCAGGGATGTTTGTTGTTTCTAGTTCTGCCTTTTCTGAAGACCCTTTAGGTAGGCTAAtggaagccgggtgcatctctatACATATGTAAAAAATAGATGCAACTTTTGGTCTGTTTGTGCTTGTCTCGTCTTCAGAATTTAAGGAAAAATCATGATATATTTTTTCTTCCAGTGAGTACCCTTGATCTTGTAGATTATTTCTGC is a genomic window of Zea mays cultivar B73 chromosome 5, Zm-B73-REFERENCE-NAM-5.0, whole genome shotgun sequence containing:
- the LOC118472057 gene encoding kinetochore protein NDC80 homolog — its product is MVNVKDVDRMRREMQAIEDDIANAEKGKAALEDKVWEVEAKLVTKLEELERHADQCNQALKKLKPTVAFQYMIDSKGSSPAEMLGTGYKTVLKPALLAHAEEKKKDLSLKS